The genomic interval CCGCCACAAACGTCAGGGCGGCCAGCATGGCGACCATAACAATCAACTCGGCAAGCGTGAAGGCTTTCCGAACTCTCATCTGCACAAATGACGACGATGGAAGGCCGCACCGATAGTCTCCGCGAGTGCCATACATGCGCTCAGCCTCAAACCACTCCGGTGAGACGAGGGATCCTCCCCCTACTTCTCGGGTTTGCCGGAGCCGCCGTGGTCGTGCTCTGCCACGCGATACGGCTTCTCGTTCTTATACGAGTAGGTGGTGCCAAACGGGCATTCCGGTAGTCCATCCGGGAAGTAGTCCGAGCCGTCGAGATCGTCCAGGCTCTTCGGCCAATCACCGGTATTGGCACGGAACAATTCGATTTGCGAGTTCAACAGGTTGACATTTGTCTTGCACGCGTTGATCTTGGCGGTCTCTGCGCTCTGGCTGATTCTCGGGATGGCGATCGCCGCCAACGCGCCGAGGATCAGCACCACGACCAGCAACTCCACCAGAGTGAAACCCTTCTCACGCCTCATGTCGTTCTCCTACCGTAAAAGGACCAGGTTCCTGTTTCACCAACACTTCTGTATCGGCCGGAACCCACACCGACTTGAACTGCCCCGGCTCACCTGCCGGAAAACCCCCTCATATCCCCCAATCAGCGCAGGTGCGTCATATAATCAAACATCGGCAGATACACGCCCATCAGGACCAGACCGATAACCAGTCCCATAATCAACGTCAGCGCGGGTTCGAGTTTGACAATCAGGGCCGCCAGGAACCGTTCGATGTCGCGGTCCAGCAGATCGACCCCCTTGACCAGCATGTCGGCCAGCCGCCCGACCTGCTCGCCGGACGTCGCCATCTGTACGATCTCCGACGGAAAGATGTCGTGGGCCGCCAACGCCTTGCCCACGGGGTTGCCGGCCTGCGTCACACGCTGCAAATCCTCCGCCACTCGTGTCATCTCCACGCTGTGGGCGATGTCTCCGGCGATACGGAACGCGTCGATCACGGAGACGCCGACGGAAATCAGCATGGCGAACGGACGCATGAAGCGCGAAACCAGAATCAGACGGTTGAGTTTCCCGAAGACCGGCAATCGGAGCTTGATCCGGTCCCATCCCCGGCGCAAACCGTGACGGCGGAGCACACGCCCAAGGGCCCAGCCCGCCCCGACGGCCGCCGGCGCAACCAGCCACCCCCAGACCGTAAGCATCCGGCTCAGCGTGACCAGGACCAGTGTCGGACCCGGCAGAGGCACGCGCAGATTGGCGTACAGCTTCGTGAACACCGGAACGACAAACAGCAGCAGCCCCAGGAGAACGGCCAGGCACACGACGCCCACCGCGATGGGATAGACAAATGCCGACCGAACCTTGGCGCGCAGTTGCTCTCTCTTCTCCAGATAGACCGCACTCATCTCCAGCGCTTCGGCCAGTTTGCCCGCCGCCTCTCCCGCTTCGAGCATGCCGACGAAGAACTCGGAGAAGACCTCGCGATACGGCTCGAACGCCTTCGTCAGACTCGCGCCCGCCTCCACACGCTTCTGAACGTCGCCCAGCATGCGTCCCAACACCGGCCGCTCCGCCTGACCGGCAAGGGTCTCGAGGCACGAGGTGACCGACAGACCGGCCGAGTACATGCCGGAGAACTTGTACGCGAAACTTACAATGTCCTCTGACTTGACGCGCGACCGTCGGGAGGAATGCGGCTTCACCCGCCGGGCTCGCACGAGCACGTAGCCGATGCGCGCCAGCTCGCTGCGCAGCGCGCCGACGCCGGCGATCTCGTCATAGACGCCGTCGAACTCCCGGCCGGATCGATCCTTGGCGATGTACTGAAAGGTCGGCATCAGCCCCACTCCATATCGACCGTTCGCACGATCTCTTCGACCGTCGTCTGACCGGCGAGGACTTCGCTGACCGCCGCCGCACGCAGCGTTCGCATCCCCTCGGCGATGGCGTGCTCTCGGATGGCATCGTCATCGACCTTATCGATGATCTTTCTTTGAACCG from Anaerobaca lacustris carries:
- a CDS encoding competence type IV pilus major pilin ComGC, giving the protein MRREKGFTLVELLVVVLILGALAAIAIPRISQSAETAKINACKTNVNLLNSQIELFRANTGDWPKSLDDLDGSDYFPDGLPECPFGTTYSYKNEKPYRVAEHDHGGSGKPEK
- a CDS encoding type II secretion system F family protein, whose protein sequence is MPTFQYIAKDRSGREFDGVYDEIAGVGALRSELARIGYVLVRARRVKPHSSRRSRVKSEDIVSFAYKFSGMYSAGLSVTSCLETLAGQAERPVLGRMLGDVQKRVEAGASLTKAFEPYREVFSEFFVGMLEAGEAAGKLAEALEMSAVYLEKREQLRAKVRSAFVYPIAVGVVCLAVLLGLLLFVVPVFTKLYANLRVPLPGPTLVLVTLSRMLTVWGWLVAPAAVGAGWALGRVLRRHGLRRGWDRIKLRLPVFGKLNRLILVSRFMRPFAMLISVGVSVIDAFRIAGDIAHSVEMTRVAEDLQRVTQAGNPVGKALAAHDIFPSEIVQMATSGEQVGRLADMLVKGVDLLDRDIERFLAALIVKLEPALTLIMGLVIGLVLMGVYLPMFDYMTHLR